Proteins found in one Quercus robur chromosome 2, dhQueRobu3.1, whole genome shotgun sequence genomic segment:
- the LOC126694357 gene encoding uncharacterized protein LOC126694357 gives MLLPTDVEELKNMRMQKVFLSAKRYLGMAIQATYRMEEEVKGQCKTVELECDKRIDAARTLKMSEVGLAKAREDLKEATRARDSAAAGLTSAQKQAEEQTKRLLAADEQLQIAKEQISDLKKQLFEANNAKGVAEFTMDEAVRAKQEAKFARTEAEAARDKAEEEGYEAGVAETQASLKAQIPGVCRLYCSQVWEEALKRAGVEASSNLWKAKSVFYPPAIDETASASSEAMSDPKEAGTAQSEAA, from the exons ATGCTGCTTCCTACTGATGTGGAAGAGTTGAAGAATATGAGGATGCAGAAGGTTTTCCTCAGCGCGAAGAGGTACTTGGGTATG GCTAtccaggccacctataggatggaggaagaaGTTAAGGGGCAATGTAAGACCGTAGAGCTTGAGTGCGATAAACGTATTGATGCTGCACGAACCCTTAAAATGTCCGAGGTTGGCCTCGCAAAGGCTAGGGAGGACTTAAAGGAGGCCACCCGAGCCAGGGATAGTGCTGCGGCAGGTTTGACTAGTGcccaaaaacaggccgaggaaCAGACAAAGCGCCTACTCGCTGCCGATGAGCAATTGCAGATTGCTAAGGAGCAGATCAGTGATTTAAAAAAGCAACTGTTCGAGGCAAACAATGCTAAGGGCGTGGCGGAATTTACCATGGATGAAGCCGTGAGGGCCAAGCAGGAGGCTAAGTTTGCCAGAACTGAGGCCGAAGCTGCTAGGGACAAGGCCGAAGAGGAGGGTTACGAGGCGGGGGTGGCTGAAACCCAAGCCTCCCTTAAAGCTCAAATCCCTGGAGTATGCAGGCTATACTGTTCCCAAGTTTGGGAAGAGGCCCTTAAACGAGCTGGGGTGGAAGCTTCGTCCAATTTGTGGAAGGCGAAGAGCGTATTTTATCCTCCAGCCATCGATGAGACCGCCTCTGCCAGCTCCGAGGCTATGAGCGATCCAAAGGAAGCAGGGACTGCTCAGTCAGAAGCTGCTTAG